One Calditrichota bacterium genomic region harbors:
- a CDS encoding polysaccharide deacetylase family protein produces MYRLPRILSKAVPWVTWRGPSREEIYLTFDDGPEPHVTPLILALLDAYGCRATFFVTGQRAAAYPELVRRVVHAGHGLGSHSFDHARLSRRSRQVIRQDLSRTDQAVAAAVGWVPRCFRPPYGSLSPALVKAAQACDKRLVLWSISTGDYRPDADPVRMARWLFRHLRGGDIVLLHDGLPHATRTAHALELLLPQLPTLGLRASALPMALPPRLEPAP; encoded by the coding sequence ATGTATCGCCTACCCCGGATCCTCAGCAAGGCCGTCCCGTGGGTCACCTGGCGGGGACCGAGCCGCGAGGAAATCTACCTCACCTTCGACGACGGCCCTGAGCCGCACGTCACCCCGCTGATCCTCGCCCTCCTGGACGCGTATGGCTGCCGGGCGACCTTCTTCGTCACCGGTCAGCGGGCAGCTGCCTATCCGGAGCTGGTGCGCCGTGTAGTCCACGCCGGCCATGGGCTTGGCAGCCACTCCTTCGACCACGCCCGGCTGTCGCGGCGCAGCCGGCAGGTCATCCGCCAGGACCTGTCGCGCACCGACCAGGCAGTAGCGGCCGCCGTGGGCTGGGTGCCACGCTGCTTTCGCCCGCCGTACGGCTCGCTGAGCCCGGCGCTGGTCAAGGCGGCCCAGGCGTGCGACAAGCGCCTCGTTCTCTGGTCCATCAGCACCGGCGACTACCGCCCGGACGCCGACCCGGTGCGCATGGCGCGCTGGCTTTTCCGCCACCTGCGCGGCGGCGACATCGTGCTTTTGCATGACGGCCTCCCCCATGCCACCCGCACGGCACACGCGTTGGAACTCTTGCTCCCGCAACTGCCCACCCTTGGGCTGCGGGCCAGTGCGCTGCCGATGGCTCTTCCTCCTCGCCTCGAGCCTGCTCCGTAG